CATTGTCGACCGCACGGTGAAGCGGCTGCCCCTCAGCCGCCGCCTTGAGGACTACGCCGTCTGGACCGTCTGGGACGACACCGTGGGTCCGGCCATCGCGCGCAACGCGCGCCCCGAAAAACTGCGCAACGGCACCCTCTTCGTGCGCGTGCGGGCAGCGGCCTGGATGCAGCAGCTCCACTACATGAAGGACATCATGCTGGAGAAGCTCAACCGGCGGCTGGGACGCGAGGTGATCACCAACATCTTCTTCGTGGTGGGAGATGTGACCGCCGAGCCGCCCCGGGGAGATCCCGCCGATGCCGCGGAGCTTCCGGCCGTGGATACGACCCGGCTCCCGCAGCAGGCGTTGGACGGTATCGACGACCCGGAGCTTCGGGATTCCCTGCGCCGCCTGCTGCTCAACCACCTCAGAAAACGGGGTTGACCCGTTCCCGCTTCAAGCCCGGGACCGTGCCGAGGCTTACGGCTTCAGCAACGCCGCCACCTCGTCCGTGTACTCGTCCTCGCCACGGTAGATGACCAGCGGCGGCGCCACCGTCAGTCCGGTCCGCGCTCCCTTCACACCCTCCGCCAGGACCAGCGTCGCCGGAGCGTCCGCAAACGAATGGACGAAGCGGACGCGCCTGGGTTCGAGGCCGTGCCCGCGCATCACCGCGAACAGTTCCACGGCCCGCTCCGCGGGATACACCATGCACATCCGGCCCCGGTGCCGCAGCAAGGAAGCCCCCGCCCGCACGAAATCGGCAAGTCCCCCCTCCACTTCGTGCCGCGCCAGCAGCCGTTCGGCATCCGGATTGACCCTGCCGCTCCTGGGCGGACGGTAAGGGGGATTGCACACCGCGACATCGAACCTCTTGGACACCATCTCCTTGTCCAAGGCGCGCACATCTCCCGTCACGACCCGCACCCGTTCCCGGAGTCCGTTCAAATCCACGGCGCGCCGGGCTCGCTCCACCATGGCCTCCTGCAGCTCCACGCCGACCACCTCCACGCCATCGTGCAGTACCGCCAAGGACAGCGCCACGACGCCGTTGCCCGCGCCCAGGTCGACGACGCGCACGCCCTGCACCTGGACGAAGCGCGCCAGCAGCAGTGAGTCCAACGAGAAACGGTAGCCGTCCCTTCGCTGCACCACGGCAACGCGCCCGTCGAACACCCGGTCGACGGTTTCGAGTTTGGCGGATGGGTGCGTGTCGTCTAAGATGGAAGGGTCCGTACCGGCAAGGTATCCGGATTCCATTGACTCATCTCCAGGCATGACCACACTCCTCGCCACCATCGGCAATCGGACCCTCGGCCATCTGGCCGGCATGGGGCGGGGCATGATCTTTCTCGGCTCCGCCCTGCTGTGGGCGCTGCGCCCGCCCGCCAAGGTCCGCCTCATCATACAACAGATCCGCGCCATCGGGGTGGACTCGCTGCTGGTGGTGCTGCTCTCGGGCCTGTTCACCGGCATGGTGCTGGGGCTCCAGGGCTACTACAGCCTGCGCAAGTTCAACGCCGAGAGCTTCCTCGGCGCGGTGGTGGCGTTGAGCCTGCTGCGGGAGCTGGGGCCGGTGCTGTCGGCCTTCATGGTCACCGGGCGGACGGGCTCGGCCATGGCGGCGGAACTGGCCTCCATGCGCGTCACCGAGCAGATCGACGCCATGCACTCCATGGCCATCAATCCGGTGAAGTACCTGGTCTCGCCGCGCGTGGTCGCGGGCCTCATCGCCATGCCGCTGCTCACGTGCATGTTCAACGTCATCGGCATCCTCGGCGCCTACGTGGTGGGGGTGGGCCTGCTGGACCTGGGCTCGGGCAGCTACGTGGCCGGCATGGAGCAGAGCGTGCAGCTCCGGGACGTGGGCGAGGGGCTGCTCAAGTCCTCCACCTTCGGGATCATCATCAGTTGGGTGTGCTGCTACAAGGGGTTCCACGCCCTCCCCATGGCCACGGGAGTGGGCCGCGCCACCACCGAGGCGGTGGTGCTGTCGTTCGTGCTGATCCTGTTGTCGGACTATTTCCTGACTTCGGTGCTGCTGTAGCCCCATGGTCCGGAGCCCTTCATGATCCAGGTCATCGACATCCACAAGAAGTTCGGCCATCAGGAGGTCCTCCGGGCCACCAACCTGACCATCGACGACGGCTGCATCACCACCATCATCGGCGGCAGCGGCAGCGGCAAGACAGTGCTGCTCAAGACCATGATCGCGCTGCTGCTCCCCGACAGCGGGCGCATCCTGGTGGACGGCACGGACATCACCCGCCTGCGCCAACGGCCCCTCAACGAGATCCGGCGCAAGTTCGGCTTCCTGTTCCAGGGCGCCGCCCTGCTCGACTCCATGACGATCTTCGACAACATCGCCTTCCCGCTGCGCGAGCGGACGCGCCTCGGAGAGGACGCCATCGGCCGGAAGGTGCGGGAACGGCTCGATCGGGTGGGGCTGAAGGACATGGGCTACAAGTACCCGGCGGAGGTCAGCGGGGGCATGAAGAAGCGCGCCGGGTTCGCCCGCGCGCTGGTGACCGATCCCGAGATCGTGCTCTTCGACGAGCCCACCACCGGCCTCGACCCGCGCCTGGGCCAAAGCATCCACCAGCTCATCGCCGCCATGCAGAGCCAACTCGGCTTCACCGGCGTCATCGTCAGCCACGACATCCCGGAAGTGTTTACAATATCCCACCGCGTCGCTATGTTGGCCGACGGGGTCATCGTCGAGAGCGGCCCCGCCGCGGAGTTTCTCCAATCGCAAAATCCGGTGGTACGGCGGTTCCTGCACGGCGATGCCGAGGAGGCGATCCAGTGAACCATAGAGCTACGGAAGTCGTCGTCGGCCTCTTCGTGTTGGCGGGCATTCTTTGCGCCGGCTATCTCGCCATCCGCCTGGGCAAGCTCGAAGCCTTCGGCAACTCCGGATACGTCGTGTACGCCGACTTCGCCAGCGTGGCGGGGCTGCGCCGCGGCGACTCGGTGGAAATCGCCGGCGTCGGCGTCGGCCGGGTGGACTCCCTGACCCTCGTGGAAGACCGCGCGCGCCTCGCCTTGCGCATCGATCCGGGCGTGGCCATCCAGGAAGACGCCATCGCCTCGGTGCGCGCCCGCGGCCTCATCGGCGACAAGTTCGTCGCCATCTCCCCCGGAGCATCGGACCGTAACGTGCCGGAAGGCGGCCGCATCCGCGAAACGGAATCGCCGCCCGACATCACCGATTTGATCGGCAGGATGCTCGGCGGCGACATCACGGGCGACGCGCCCTGAGCGCGGGCCGGTCGCTCGCATGCGCTTGCGGAATCCAGTTCAGTGGTGCCGTGACCATCTGTCGTTCTACGGCTGGCGGATGGTGCTGGTGGGCTGCCTGTTCCGGTTTCTCGGCGGCGGCTTCCACTTCTACGGCTTCACCGTCTTCGTCCTGCCGCTGGAAAAGGACCTGGGCATCAATCGCGCGGCCACCGGCCTGGTATTCGGCCTCGCCCGTGCCGAAGGAGCCCTCGAAGGCCCTTTGGCCGGGTATCTCATCGACCGTATCGGACCACGTCCCATCATGATGGTGGCGGTCCTGCTCACCGGCTTGGGCTACATCCTCCTCTACTGGGTCCAGTCCTACTGGATGCTCCTCGTCATCTACCTCGGAGTGGTCTCGCTGGCCTTCGGCGCCGGCTTCATGCACTGCCCGATGGTGCTGGCCAATAGCTGGTTCATCCGCTACCGCGGCCGGGCCATGGCGCTGGTGAGCTGCTCCATCGGCGTCGGCGGCGCCCTGCTGGCGCCGATCCTCGCCTACGTGGTGCATTACTACGGGTGGCGCTGGGGGATGGTGTTCGCCGGCACGGCCTTCCTGCTCTTCGGGATGCCCCTGGCGGCCTTGGTGCGCCGCTCCCCCGAGGACATGGGCCTGTCTCCGGACGGGAATACCCCCGCGAGCGATCCGCTCGCTCCCGGCCGGCCGGGGACGGGCCGCGCGGCGCCGGCCGAAGCCGACGTCGGCATCTGGGAAGCCTTCCGCGGTTCGCCCTTCTGGCTCCTCGTGCTCGCCACCCTCTTCCGCGTGCTGGGTCTCAGCACGGTCATCCAGGCCTTCGTGCCGATCCTGGTGTGGAAGGGTGTGGCGGAGCTCTCGACGCGCTGGTTCCTGGGCGCGTTCGCGGCGCTGTCCCTGCCCACCCACCTCATCGTGGGCTCGCTCGCGGACCGGTTCAACAAGGCCCGGCTCATGGCCGTGTGCATGCTGGTGGCGGCCAGCGGACTGGTGCTGCTGACCTATGCGCAGAACACGCTGTGGATCTGGCTCGTCCTGCCCCTCTTCTCCCTGGTGGAAGCGGTGTTCCCCGTGACCTGGGCCATGGTGGGCGACCTCTACGGGCGCCGCCACTTCGCCAAGGTGCGCGGCAACATGGGTTTCTTCTACCAATGGGGCGGCCTGTTCGGACCCGCCCTGGCCGGCGCCATCTTCGACGCCACCCAGAGCTACAAGCCCGCGCTTCTGGGCATCGTCGGCCTGTACGTGATCTCGGCCGGCCTCTACATGCTCCTCAGCAAGCCCTGGCTGGCGCGGGTGAAGGCGCAGGCGGGCGGGTGAACCGGATCCCCGGTTCATCCGCCCAGCGAGATGGCGGCGGTGCCCGCGATGACGCAGATGGCGCCGACCGCGGTCCGAAGACTCACCTGCTCCAGGTCCCTCAGGAAGATCACGGTTCCCAGAAGCACCCACAGCGGGCTGATGCCCACGAGCGGCGAGACCGTGATGACGCTGCCCACGCCCAGCGCGGTGATTACCAGCAGGATGCCGCAGGTCTCGGCGGTGCCGGCGGCGATGAAGGGGAGCATGGCGCGGCGGTCCCACACCAGCGGCTCACGGCTGAACGGCATGTAGACGAGGAAGCAGGCCAGCGAGACGATGCCCACCAGCGCGGCGAAGAACAGCGGCTCGTGGGAGATGGCCAGGGCAAAGCGGCGCATGGGGTGGACGATGCCCGCCAGCAAGGCGGCGGTGAGCGGGAACAGGAACTCCCACCAGCGGAACGAACGCACCTCCGCCGCGGGCTTCCAGGTAATCAGCACGATGCCGCAGACCACCGAGACCACCCCGGCCAGCACCAGGACCGTGCCGTTCTCGCCCAGCACCGTGATGGCCACGAACACGCCGAACATGGGATGCGTCGAGCGTATCGGGCTGCTGCGCGACGCGCCGACCCGGTGCACGCCGGTGTAGGTGCACAGCCGGATGATGGGCTGGAGCATACCGGCCACGATGAAGACGTAGACAGCCACCGTGTCCACCGAAGGAATGCCGCCGGTGAAGAAGACCGCGGTCCAGAGGCTCACCGTGTGGACGATGAGCGAGATCAGCGTGACGGTCTTGGGCGTGGAGTACTGCATGCCCCGGCGCGAGCTGACGAGCACGCAGGCGTAGGAGAGGGAGGCGCACAGGGCGATGACCTGGGCAGGGATGGCCATGGGACGATTTCCGGCGCGCGGCGCGTTACGGGAGACCCGGAACCCGGCCGCGCGTCAGTCGGGAAGCGGCAATCGCGGCATGCGCAGTTCGGGGGCGGCGCCGCCCTCGGCGCACACGGCCTCGATGGCCGCCAGATCGGCCTCCACGTCCGCCATGAACCGGGTCATGTCGACGCCGAGGCACGCCGGCCGGTAGGGATCGAGCTTTTGGATGGCCGAGCGCAGCAGCTTGACGGCGCCCTGGGGCACTTCCTGCTCCCACTTGAAGTAGCCCGCCGCCACCTGGATAATGCCTTGGTAGAACTCGCGCTCGGGCCCGTGGTCCTCGAGCCAGAGTTGCTCCAGGGTCTCGTGAGCTTCATAGTAGAGCCCGCGGTTGAACTCGTCGACGGCGGCGAGAAAACGTGGGTCGTGTTCCATGACGTAAAGGCGACCTCCGATCCAGTGGTTTTAGCCCCATGAACACCAGCGCGCTTGAATTCTCAATTCCTACCCCATATCCCCTGCCCGGCAAAGCCCTGCCCGACAAGAGATCCGGTGTGACGCGGTGACGTCCCCACTCGCCCTGAGCATCGACACGCTCACCCACGGCCCCTTCGGCCTCGGCCGGAGCGACGGCAAAGTGGTGCTGGTCCCGCTGACCGTGCCCGGGGACCGGGTGGAGGTGGACGTGGTGGAGGAGCACAAGCGCTACTCCGTGGCCCGGCTGCGATCGGTGGTGGAACCGTCGCCGGCGCGCCGGACGGCCCCCTGCCCCTACACCGGTGACTGCGGCGGGTGCTCGTGGCAGGAGGCGGCCTACGAGACGCAGCTTCAGGCCAAGCAGCGGAACGTCGCGGACGCGCTCGCCCGGGTCGGCGGCCTCGCCGGGTTCGAGCTCCTCCCCATCCTGCCGGGGTCCCGCGAGTTCCACTACCGGCGCCGCATCGTGCTGCACGTGGACGGCGAGCGGCGGATCGGGTTCCACCGGGCGTCCTCCCGGGAGGTCGTGGAGGTGCGCGGCTGCCACATCGCCGAGCCGGATACGGAAAGCGGCATCGAGCTCGCCGTCCAATGGGTCGGGCGTCTGGCCACGCCGGTGTCGGAGGTAGAGATTCTGAGCGCCGACCGGCCGGGGCAGGTCATCCTCTCGGCCAAAAGCAGGCACGCCTACCAGAGCGTTGACGGCGACGCGTGCGCGGAGTTGGTCGGCGGCCCGGCGGCGGGAATCGTGATGGCGGGGCCCGGATGGCGCCAGCGATGGGGCGAGACCGCGCTTTCCTGCATCGTGGACGGCGACCTGCGGCTGACTCACGACGCGGGCACTTTCAGCCAGGTCAACACGGAGGGAAACCGCCGGCTGGTGGACGAGGTGATGGCATGGGCGGGCTTCGGCGCCGAGGATGACGTGCTGGAGCTGTACGCGGGCGCCGGCAACCTCACCCTGCCCGCGGCCCGGCGGGCCCGGCGGGTGACGGCGGTGGAAGCGAACGCGCGACTGGTTCGCAACGGCCGACGCAATGCGGCGGACAACGACGTCCGCAACATCCGTTGGTGGCGCCACGACGTTCCGGCCGCGGTGGACGCGTTCATCCGCCAGCAGCGCCGCTTCACCACCATCGTCCTCAACCCGCCCCGCGACGGCGCCAAGCGGGCCGCTCCCAGGCTGGCGGCGCTTGGCGCCGGGAGGGTCCTCTACGTCTCATGCGACCCGGCGACGTTGGCGCGAGACCTGGGTCGGCTCACGGCTCAAGGCTACGCGCTGCGGCGCGTGCGCCCGGTGGATCTCTTTCCCCAGACGTTCCACGTGGAGACCATCGCCGAACTGGTCCGGGAGTAACCGCTTCACGCCCCGCCGCCATCGACCCTTGAGTCAAGGGTGCCCGCTGGTGTAGACTGCGCGCTGGGAGGAAGAAATGACCCAGCCGAAGAAACGGGTAACTCCGAAGGTCACCATCATCGACAGCAACGGCGCCAGCCAGACCATCAACTACCTGCTCGAGGACCGTGACGAGCTGGAGTGGCTGATGGCTGTCGGTCGCAACAAGAACGGTGACATCTTCTTTTACGACACCGGCGGCGACATTCTGCACGACCTCGGCGCCCTGGAGTACGTAAAAGAACGGATCCTGAGGGACTACTTCGGCGAAATGGACGAGTAGCCACGCCTCACGCGAACGCGTATCCCGTCTTAACGGGCCGCGTTCGCCGAACGCCTCCACGTCATCCAGAAGAAGATCGCCGCCGCCGCGATCATCACCGCGCTGAGATACTGCCCGCGCGACAGGCCCCACGCGAGCCCCAGGTGGGCGTCGGGCTCGCGCACGAACTCCACCATGAACCGGGCGATGCCGTAGCCGCCGACGAATGCCCAGGTGACGATGCCCGGCGCGCGCGTGCGCGTTCCCAGCCACAGCAGCACCCCGAGCAGCAGCGGGCCCTCGAGAAACGCCTCGTAGAGCTGGGACGGATGGCGCGGCAGCGGCCCGCCGCCCGGGAACACCAACCCCCACGGCAACTCCGTCGTGCGTCCGTACAGTTCGCCGTTGATGAAGTTTCCCAACCGGCCGAGACCCAGGCCCAGCGGCGCGGCCGCGAAGATGCAGTCGGAGGCGGAATAGAACGGTATCCCCTGCTGCCGCACGTACCACCAGCCCGCGAGCGCGGCCCCCAGTGCGCCGCCGTGAAACGACATGCCGCCTTCCCACACCGCCAGGATCTGCGCCGGGTAGGCCAGGTAGTACGGCAGGTTGTAGAAGACCACGTAGCCCAACCGCCCGCCCAGCACGACCCCGATGGCCACGTAGCTGATGAGTTCCACCAGCTTCTCCCCGCCCAGGGCCAGGCCGCGCTTGCGCGCCAGCCACGCGGCGATGAAATAACCGCCGACGAAGCCGAAGAGGTACATCAGCCCGTACCACCGGACCGCCACCGGCCCTATCTGAAGGGCCACCGGATCGATGTTGGGGAAAGTCCACATGGATCGAAGGGTCCCGTCACGATTGATCGGAGTCCCCCTGGCTGTCCGAACCGGCGCGGCCGCGCCGGCGCCGAAACGCCAGGTAGATTCCGATCACCAGGAGCACGGCGCCGGCGAGATACGCCGAATCGTAGCTGCCCGCGGGCTCCGTTTCCGCGGCGCCGTCCGCGGGAGCGGCGGCCAGCGCCACGCCGTTGCCCAGCAGCGCCGCCATCAACTCACGCACGTCGTCCTTGTACCAGGGCTTGAAACCGATGCTCTTGCCGAGGACCTCGCCGCGGCGGCCGATGAGAACCGTTTCCGGCAGCCGCATCACGCCGTACTCCCCGGCGATCTCGCTACGCGGGTCCATCAACATGGGATAGGTGAGCTTCTGCTCTTCGGCGAACGCATTCACCTCTCCGGCCGTCTCCATGAAGTTCACCGCGACGACTTCAAGGCCCTGTCCCCGGAACTCCTGGTAGAGCCGCTCCATGTCCGGCATCTCGAGCCGGCACGGCGGACACCACGTGGCCCAGAAGTTGAGCAGCACCACCTTGCCGCGGTAGTCCTCCGAGGCGACCTTGTTCCCGGCCGCGTCCACCGTGGTGAAAGCCGGGGCTTCCTCGGACGCCTCCGGCACAAGGAAGCCGAGCTTGCGCAGGCGCTCTCCATCGACCGTCCCCCAAGCCGATGCGCAGAGCGCCACGAGCCACAGGACCGACATCAACGCCTTCATCTCGACAGACTCCCGTGTTCCAGTGCGTTGGCCGCCTCGTCCTCGGAAATGAGCCGGCGCGCCACCAGCACCAGGATCGGGATCACGTACATGTGGCCGCTGACCCACATGATGCCGCCGCCGAGCCCCTGGTCCTGGATCGGGCTCAACGCCGCGAGGCCGGGGACCGCTGCGTAGAACGGGTAGAGGATGCGCTCGGGCACGGCGATGGCCATGCCCAGGAGCGTGTTCTGCAGCGTCGCCGCCAGCAGGTAGATCACCCTTGCCCCGAGCGGCCGCGTCGGGCGATAGAGTGGCGCCACGTTCAGGATGGGCCACCAGAAAAGCACCGCGGTGACGAAGAACATCCAGTGCTCGAGGTCGTGCACCCACCAGTAGCGCAGCGCCGCCTGGTACAGCGCCGGGTGGTGCCACCCCCACAGGTTGACCACGTAGAGGGTCCAGGCCACCGGCATCGCCGTGAGGGCGGTCAGCACGGACCGCCCCAGGCATCCCTCGCGAAACAGCCCGGCGAAGCTCTCTCGAAGGCCTCCCGGGAGGCCCCACAGCACCACCGGGAAGGGATTGGCCAGAAGAATGCCCAAGGGCGCGATCATCAGCAGCAGGATGTGCTGCACCATGTGCATGCTGAGGCGTTCCGCCGCGAGACGGTCCACCGGCGACACCAGCGCCACCGCGAGCGCGGCGATGCCGCCCAGGTAGAGCACCAGCCCGGTCACGGTGGCGGCGCCCTCCGCCTGCCCCCGCAGCCGCACCCAGCCGGTGAGATAGATGCCCGCCGCCAGCGCCAGCACCAGCATGATGTCCAGGCGCAGGCCTGACGGCATCATGCCGAACAGCAGCATCAGCGCGTCGAACGGCAGAGGCTCATCAGGCCCGCCGTGGCCTCCTCCGTGAGCCATCAGGAACCGCGGCCACGAAAACGCGGCCAGCACCGCGCCGGCCGCCGCCACGCGTCCGAGACTCCCGGCGCCCCGGAACCCGCTGCCGGACCGAGCGTCCGCGCGCCGCCGGCCCATCACGGTCCGCAACGTCACGCAACCCTCCACAGAAGCAGGACCCAGGACGGCAGCAACGCCACGGCGCCGAGCAACCAGTACAACACGCGCGGTGCCCACGCCGCGTGCGCCTTGAGCCAGCGCACGCAGAACTCGGTGGCGATGACCCCGATCAACGCCGCCGCCGAGGACAGGGCCAGGAACGCCTTGAGGCCCTTGTCCGGATTCTCCCCGGAAAGGCCGTCGAGCAGGCCGGTGAGCGCGATCAGCCACCCCGGCGCAAGGGCCGCGAGCCCCACCATCCAGAGGAACTCGGGCTTTCCGAGGCGCTTACGAAAATACACGGCCGCCACCGCCCCGGCGACGATGCCGAACAGGCCGACCCAGATCGAAAGCGTCATGCCGGCGCTCCGTATGGCGCCGTCGTCACAACCCCGGCAACCGGCCCGGTGGAAAGGAAACCCATGTCCATAATATGCGCAGGATTTCGCGTGACCGGCAAGGCGCCCTTGCCCATCGCACCGATTCGCGCGTAAGACAGGGCAACGAGTACCCCGATGCGATTCTCCGCGACCTCCCTGTTCGATCTGGGCGAGTTGCCGCCGGAACTGCGGCGTTCCCTGGGACTCGTCTACGCCTCGAGCCTGCTGGTGATCATGGGCGTGAACCTCGTCCAGCAGGTCCTTCCGGTCATGCTGGAGCCGTTCGGCATCACCGACGCCGAGGTCGGGCTCGTCATCGCGGTCTACACCGCCCCGGCCATCGTGCTGGCTCCCCTGCTCGGGGTCGTCGCCGACCGCTACGGCAGGCGCCCGTTGCTGCTGGGCGGGCTGTTGCTGTTCGGCGGGGCCGGCACCGCGGTGGCGTTCGCACCGAGCTTCGGGTGGGTGCTGGCCCTGCGGGCCGTTCAAGGCGTCGGCTTCAGCGCGGTCATTCCCCTCACCATCGTGCTCATCGGCGACCTGCTGGAAGACCGCCGGGAGGTATCGGGTCAGGGGCTGAAGGTCTTCATCGACCGGGTGGGCGAAGTGGTGTTGCCGCCCCTGGGCGGCGCGCTGGCCCTCGTGGGATGGCGCTGGCCCTTCCTCGCCTACGCCGCCGCCATCCCCCTGGCCGTGCTCGCCTGGGCGTGGATGCCCGAGACCCGCGGCAAGGCCCCGGTGTCGACGGGCCAGTACCTCAAGGACGTGGCCCGGGTGGTGCGCAACCCGCGCCTGCTGCTGGCCTTCGCCGCCGGCTTCCTGCGCTTCTTCCTGGACTACGCCTTCTTCACCTATCTGCCGCTGTACCTGGTGCGCGCCCACGGATTCTCCACCGCCGGCGCGGGCCTGCTGCGCTCCTTCCACGCGCTGGGCGCCATGGTGACGTCGAGCCAGGCCGGACGCCTCGCGGGCGCGTGGGACAAGGGGCGGCTGGTGCTGGGCGCCTTCGTGGTGAGCGGCCTCGCGCTGCTGGTCGTGTCCTTCGCTTCCGGCACCGGCACCCTGGTCCCGGCGCTGGTGCTCTACGGCCTCGCCAACGGCATCATCTCGCCCATGCAGAAGAGCCTGCTCACGCAGAACGCGCCGCTGGAGCTGCGCGGCGGGGTCATCTCCCTCGACCGCCTGAGCCAGCAGGTCGCCAAGACCGCCGGGGTGTCCGGCATCGGCCTGCTGCTGGCGTACACGGAGATGTCCACGCTGTTCCAGGCCATGGCCATCCTTTCCTTCGCGAGCGTGGGCCTGATGGCGCCGCTGGCATGGCGGTCGGGAGACACGCCCAAGGACCCCCTCTCCACCCCCGGATTCCCGCTTTCGCGGGAATGACGGAGGGTGGAACGGGAATGACGGAGGTTAGAACCGGAATGACGGAGGTTAGAACCGGAACGACGGAGGTTAGAACCGGAACGACGGAGGTTGGAACCGGAATGACAAGGAGGACGCCCATGCCCAGGTACAGACAGGACCACATCCACCTCAGGAGCCGGGACCCCGAGGCGACGGCGAAGTATTATCACGACGTGTTCGACGCGAAGATCGTCGAGACCACCCAGACCGACGGGCGCCCCCGGGTCGACCTGGACATCGACGGCATGACCATCTGCATCGCCAGGGCGCAGCCCGACCAGGACGTCCCGTCCGCGCCGGACCGCCCCTACGTCGGGCTCGACCACTTCGGGCTGCAGGTGGACGACCTGGAGGCGGCGGCCGCGGAGTTGCGGCAACGCGGCGCCGAGTTCTTTTCCGAGCCCCGGCTGCTCCGGCCCGGCCTCAAGATCGCCTTCGTGCGCGCCCCGGACGACGTGCGCATCGAGATCGTCGAACGAAAGAACAACCCCACGTAGCCCTTCGCCCGAGCCGCCGGATCCTACGCGTCGGATTCCCGGTACTCCGCGCCGTCGATGGGCAGCTCGGTGCCGAGCCCCTTCTCCACGGCGCGGTCGTAGAGCAACCGGCCGATGACTTGGTCGCCCACGCCCCAGAAGGCTTTGTTCTTGTAGAAGCTGATCTGCTCCTCG
The window above is part of the Deltaproteobacteria bacterium genome. Proteins encoded here:
- a CDS encoding class I SAM-dependent RNA methyltransferase gives rise to the protein MTSPLALSIDTLTHGPFGLGRSDGKVVLVPLTVPGDRVEVDVVEEHKRYSVARLRSVVEPSPARRTAPCPYTGDCGGCSWQEAAYETQLQAKQRNVADALARVGGLAGFELLPILPGSREFHYRRRIVLHVDGERRIGFHRASSREVVEVRGCHIAEPDTESGIELAVQWVGRLATPVSEVEILSADRPGQVILSAKSRHAYQSVDGDACAELVGGPAAGIVMAGPGWRQRWGETALSCIVDGDLRLTHDAGTFSQVNTEGNRRLVDEVMAWAGFGAEDDVLELYAGAGNLTLPAARRARRVTAVEANARLVRNGRRNAADNDVRNIRWWRHDVPAAVDAFIRQQRRFTTIVLNPPRDGAKRAAPRLAALGAGRVLYVSCDPATLARDLGRLTAQGYALRRVRPVDLFPQTFHVETIAELVRE
- a CDS encoding MlaE family lipid ABC transporter permease subunit — encoded protein: MTTLLATIGNRTLGHLAGMGRGMIFLGSALLWALRPPAKVRLIIQQIRAIGVDSLLVVLLSGLFTGMVLGLQGYYSLRKFNAESFLGAVVALSLLRELGPVLSAFMVTGRTGSAMAAELASMRVTEQIDAMHSMAINPVKYLVSPRVVAGLIAMPLLTCMFNVIGILGAYVVGVGLLDLGSGSYVAGMEQSVQLRDVGEGLLKSSTFGIIISWVCCYKGFHALPMATGVGRATTEAVVLSFVLILLSDYFLTSVLL
- a CDS encoding EamA family transporter; its protein translation is MAIPAQVIALCASLSYACVLVSSRRGMQYSTPKTVTLISLIVHTVSLWTAVFFTGGIPSVDTVAVYVFIVAGMLQPIIRLCTYTGVHRVGASRSSPIRSTHPMFGVFVAITVLGENGTVLVLAGVVSVVCGIVLITWKPAAEVRSFRWWEFLFPLTAALLAGIVHPMRRFALAISHEPLFFAALVGIVSLACFLVYMPFSREPLVWDRRAMLPFIAAGTAETCGILLVITALGVGSVITVSPLVGISPLWVLLGTVIFLRDLEQVSLRTAVGAICVIAGTAAISLGG
- a CDS encoding outer membrane lipid asymmetry maintenance protein MlaD, with product MNHRATEVVVGLFVLAGILCAGYLAIRLGKLEAFGNSGYVVYADFASVAGLRRGDSVEIAGVGVGRVDSLTLVEDRARLALRIDPGVAIQEDAIASVRARGLIGDKFVAISPGASDRNVPEGGRIRETESPPDITDLIGRMLGGDITGDAP
- a CDS encoding MFS transporter gives rise to the protein MRLRNPVQWCRDHLSFYGWRMVLVGCLFRFLGGGFHFYGFTVFVLPLEKDLGINRAATGLVFGLARAEGALEGPLAGYLIDRIGPRPIMMVAVLLTGLGYILLYWVQSYWMLLVIYLGVVSLAFGAGFMHCPMVLANSWFIRYRGRAMALVSCSIGVGGALLAPILAYVVHYYGWRWGMVFAGTAFLLFGMPLAALVRRSPEDMGLSPDGNTPASDPLAPGRPGTGRAAPAEADVGIWEAFRGSPFWLLVLATLFRVLGLSTVIQAFVPILVWKGVAELSTRWFLGAFAALSLPTHLIVGSLADRFNKARLMAVCMLVAASGLVLLTYAQNTLWIWLVLPLFSLVEAVFPVTWAMVGDLYGRRHFAKVRGNMGFFYQWGGLFGPALAGAIFDATQSYKPALLGIVGLYVISAGLYMLLSKPWLARVKAQAGG
- a CDS encoding tRNA1(Val) (adenine(37)-N6)-methyltransferase, which codes for MESGYLAGTDPSILDDTHPSAKLETVDRVFDGRVAVVQRRDGYRFSLDSLLLARFVQVQGVRVVDLGAGNGVVALSLAVLHDGVEVVGVELQEAMVERARRAVDLNGLRERVRVVTGDVRALDKEMVSKRFDVAVCNPPYRPPRSGRVNPDAERLLARHEVEGGLADFVRAGASLLRHRGRMCMVYPAERAVELFAVMRGHGLEPRRVRFVHSFADAPATLVLAEGVKGARTGLTVAPPLVIYRGEDEYTDEVAALLKP
- a CDS encoding ATP-binding cassette domain-containing protein, yielding MIQVIDIHKKFGHQEVLRATNLTIDDGCITTIIGGSGSGKTVLLKTMIALLLPDSGRILVDGTDITRLRQRPLNEIRRKFGFLFQGAALLDSMTIFDNIAFPLRERTRLGEDAIGRKVRERLDRVGLKDMGYKYPAEVSGGMKKRAGFARALVTDPEIVLFDEPTTGLDPRLGQSIHQLIAAMQSQLGFTGVIVSHDIPEVFTISHRVAMLADGVIVESGPAAEFLQSQNPVVRRFLHGDAEEAIQ
- a CDS encoding DUF309 domain-containing protein; translated protein: MEHDPRFLAAVDEFNRGLYYEAHETLEQLWLEDHGPEREFYQGIIQVAAGYFKWEQEVPQGAVKLLRSAIQKLDPYRPACLGVDMTRFMADVEADLAAIEAVCAEGGAAPELRMPRLPLPD
- the lgt gene encoding prolipoprotein diacylglyceryl transferase, which gives rise to MWTFPNIDPVALQIGPVAVRWYGLMYLFGFVGGYFIAAWLARKRGLALGGEKLVELISYVAIGVVLGGRLGYVVFYNLPYYLAYPAQILAVWEGGMSFHGGALGAALAGWWYVRQQGIPFYSASDCIFAAAPLGLGLGRLGNFINGELYGRTTELPWGLVFPGGGPLPRHPSQLYEAFLEGPLLLGVLLWLGTRTRAPGIVTWAFVGGYGIARFMVEFVREPDAHLGLAWGLSRGQYLSAVMIAAAAIFFWMTWRRSANAAR
- a CDS encoding DUF721 domain-containing protein, giving the protein MASRMSDPRTMERLGDIVDRTVKRLPLSRRLEDYAVWTVWDDTVGPAIARNARPEKLRNGTLFVRVRAAAWMQQLHYMKDIMLEKLNRRLGREVITNIFFVVGDVTAEPPRGDPADAAELPAVDTTRLPQQALDGIDDPELRDSLRRLLLNHLRKRG